Proteins found in one Quercus robur chromosome 2, dhQueRobu3.1, whole genome shotgun sequence genomic segment:
- the LOC126714488 gene encoding probable serine/threonine-protein kinase PBL3: MSRHLAAIIGAAAGAVALVGIVIFFIWFCLSHKRSVSRTSETGSSDPSVQVGRHVGVELSFRETRRFEMEELSLATKNFSDKQLIGEGKFGEVYEGWLNDGVLVAIKKRSGAPSQEFINEVRYLSPIRHRNLVTLLGYCQENNLQFLVYEHVPNKNISSHLYGTGQLPKELLEFKLRLTIALGAAKGLAHLHSQSPRLIHKNFKTANVLVDENFIPKVADAGLRNFLGRGDIAGPSSQVQADEIFLSPEVLEFRRFSEKSDVYSFGVFLLELVSGREATESPSFDSNQNLVEWVQNNQEDSKFSNIIDQRLDNTFTAEGMEEVIQLIVQCVQPSSERRPTMSYVVMELDRIREKEISLTTVMGEGTPHVALGSFLFKTTE; this comes from the exons ATGTCAAGGCATCTTGCAGCAATAATAGGAGCTGCTGCAGGAGCCGTGGCATTGGTGGGGATAGTTATCTTCTTTATATGGTTCTGCCTCTCTCACAAAAGAAGCGTTTCAAGAACTTCTGAGACAGGATCCTCTGATCCGTCTGTTCAAG TGGGAAGACATGTTGGAGTTGAGTTGTCATTTCGAGAAACAAGGCGCTTCGAGATGGAAGAATTGTCTCTTGCCACAAAAAATTTTAGTGATAAACAATTAATCGGGGAAGGAAAATTTGGGGAGGTATACGAGGGCTGGCTTAATGATGGGGTGCTTGTGGCCATCAAGAAGCGATCTGGAGCACCTAGCCAGGAATTTATCAATGAG GTACGCTACCTTTCACCTATTCGGCATCGAAATCTTGTGACTCTATTGGGCTATTGTCAGGAAAATAATCTGCAGTTTCTTGTATATGAGCACGTACCTAATAAAAACATTTCCAGTCACTTGTACG GCACTGGCCAACTTCCGAAAGAATTGCTAGAATTCAAGCTTAGACTTACAATAGCCCTAGGTGCAGCTAAAG GTTTGGCTCATCTTCACTCCCAGTCTCCCCGTTTGATACATAAGAATTTCAAAACAGCCAATGTTCTTgttgatgaaaattttatacCTAAGGTTGCAGATGCAGGACTTCGTAATTTCCTCGGAAGAGGTGATATTGCGGGCCCATCTTCTCAAGTGCAAGCAGATGAGATATTCCTCTCCCCGGA AGTGCTAGAGTTCAGACGATTTTCTGAAAAAAGTGATGTATACAGTTTTGGGGTATTCCTTCTGGAGTTAGTAAGTGGGCGGGAAGCAACTGAATCACCTTCTTTTGACTCAAATCAGAACTTGGTTGAATGG GTGCAAAATAATCAAGAAGATAGCAAGTTTTCCAACATCATTGATCAAAGATTGGACAATACCTTTACAGCTGAAGGCATGGAAGAGGTCATACAACTGATAGTCCAATGTGTCCAACCTTCAAGTGAGAGGCGACCTACCATGAGCTATGTGGTAATGGAACTTGATCGAATACGAGAGAAAGAGATCAGCTTGACAACAGTCATGGGGGAAGGAACCCCACACGTGGCCCTTGGAAGCTTCTTATTTAAAACAacagaataa
- the LOC126714489 gene encoding UPF0496 protein At3g19330-like, whose translation MAIENWESNSIVPKSTIKIPKMLQCLSLKSSSSSSSSSSSKTSSAAPPAPPPPQNSQDKLNLHQVFSTHTTCLSKCANRFFRFWCTGNSTEAVSPQPSPTNINFSREYTRTVQTNSFSLMRSKIHHLQSQLHEQNGEIHHHSHSHSHNHDHYQLLLAELLDPNKECVEEALSHAKASPFTTLVKDYFDHSENTTTLCLLLHFSVIRARDLYTPLQTLLEDLNLESSLSHSQCNHIFNLLVEFDRLDNPFPSPDSHNFNQMRQCYSELKPQLARRLRKSCSRIHLIRHATTGSAFCFICTADGVDHKEVAGVAQLEAATRGTFKLDEELVTIKCLVDSIIGAIDNHKSLIRIALERGNEKHPIQEVMKRLQIDQVSFQRKLEELEEHINRCFITINRARALLLQEIYRHQSSMLRDCRHRQGADLATNSHEIFVYSPG comes from the exons ATGGCAATTGAGAATTGGGAATCAAATTCAATAGTACCCAAATCCACAATCAAGATACCAAAAATGCTTCAGTGTCTCTCACtcaaatcatcatcatcatcatcatcatcatcatcatcaaaaactTCCTCTGCTGCACCACCGGCACCACCGCCGCCGCAGAACTCTCAAGATAAGCTTAATCTGCATCAAGTTTTCTCAACGCACACCACCTGTTTGTCTAAATGCGCTAACCGGTTTTTTCGTTTTTGGTGTACAGGGAATTCCACGGAGGCCGTCTCACCTCAACCCTCACCCACTAACATCAACTTCAGTCGCGAATACACCCGCACTGTCCAAACCAATTCCTTCAGCTTAATGCGTTCCAAAATTCATCATTTGCAATCACAATTACACGAACAAAACGGTGAGATTCACCaccacagccacagccacagccacaaccatGACCATTACCAGTTACTATTAGCAGAGTTACTTGACCCCAACAAAGAATGCGTAGAAGAGGCACTTAGTCATGCCAAGGCTAGCCCCTTCACCACTCTTGTCAAAGACTACTTTGATCATAGCGAAAACACCACCACTCTCTGCCTTCTCTTACACTTTAGTGTCATTCGCGCACGTGACCTTTATACTCCTCTTCAAACCCTCCTTGAAGATCTTAATCTAGAGTCTTCCCTCTCCCACTCCCAATGCAATCACATCTTCAACTTATTAGTTGAATTTGATCGCCTGGACAACCCTTTTCCATCCCCTGACTCTCACAACTTCAACCAAATGCGCCAATGCTATTCCGAGCTCAAACCACAGCTTGCTCGCCGCCTCCGCAAATCCTGCTCTAGAATTCACCTCATCCGCCATGCCACAACTGGGTCTGCCTTCTGTTTCATCTGCACTGCTGATGGAGTTGATCACAAAGAAGTTGCTGGTGTAGCGCAGCTTGAGGCTGCTACTAGGGGCACTTTTAAATTGGACGAGGAGCTTGTCACCATTAAGTGCCTCGTTGATAGTATCATAGGTGCAATTGACAATCACAAGTCCCTCATTCGCATTGCATTGGAGAGGGGCAACGAAAAGCATCCCATACAAGAGGTGATGAAACGCCTCCAAATAGACCAAGTCAGTTTCCAGCGCAAGCTTGAAGAGCTTGAGGAACATATAAACCGATGCTTTATCACCATCAATAGGGCCCGAGCTCTGCTCCTCCAGGAGATCTATCGTCATCAATCTT CAATGTTGAGAGATTGCAGGCATAGACAAGGAGCTGACTTAGCTACTAACTCTCATGAAATATTTGTATACAGTCCAGGCTGA